A genome region from Chthonomonas sp. includes the following:
- a CDS encoding PIG-L family deacetylase has product MAKQLGFQRVLVLAPHTDDAELGAGATLARLQQEGAAITSVAFSDCRESVPAGFDPLVLRQEIVAAHTQLGIKDVRVLDFNVRYFPRDRQEILEAMVALVKELQPDLVLCPMRSDIHQDHQVIAQEAIRAGKKSTIWGFELPWNNLTLDNPLFVEVSEDQLMAKVRALAAYESQGFRSYSNEATLRSLAHVRGIQSGYALAESFEVIRWKVSL; this is encoded by the coding sequence ATGGCTAAGCAACTCGGATTTCAAAGAGTGTTGGTGCTCGCTCCTCACACCGACGACGCCGAATTGGGCGCAGGCGCGACCCTCGCAAGGCTCCAGCAGGAAGGCGCGGCGATCACCTCGGTCGCATTTTCCGATTGCCGCGAATCGGTGCCGGCGGGCTTCGATCCTCTGGTCCTCCGACAAGAGATTGTCGCCGCGCACACCCAACTAGGCATCAAAGATGTACGGGTGCTGGATTTCAATGTTCGCTACTTCCCACGCGACCGACAGGAAATCCTCGAGGCAATGGTCGCCCTGGTCAAGGAGTTGCAGCCCGATCTCGTCCTTTGTCCGATGCGCAGCGACATCCACCAGGATCATCAAGTCATCGCGCAGGAGGCAATTCGGGCGGGCAAAAAGAGCACCATCTGGGGCTTCGAACTGCCTTGGAACAATCTGACCCTTGACAACCCGCTGTTTGTGGAGGTGAGCGAGGATCAGCTGATGGCGAAGGTGCGGGCACTCGCCGCCTACGAGTCGCAAGGATTCCGCAGTTATTCCAACGAGGCCACGCTGCGCAGCCTCGCGCATGTGCGCGGTATTCAGTCGGGCTATGCCCTCGCCGAAAGCTTCGAAGTCATCCGCTGGAAGGTGAGTTTGTGA
- the aroC gene encoding chorismate synthase: protein MNTFGHLFRATTFGESHGGGVGVVIDGCPAQIALDVEAVQRDLDRRRPGQSHIVTQRKESDQVEVLSGVLDGKTLGTPIAMLVRNTDHRSGDYDEMATKYRPSHADFAYDQKYGIRAVAGGGRSSARETIGRVAAAAVAKLVLRQWFGVEVLAYVQRIHSLETAIDPLSVTLEQIEATPVRCPDPQMAASMIAHIEEIRKAGNSVGGVIQGVAHGVPAGWGEPVFGKLEAELARAVMSLPACKGFESGSGFAGTWQTGLEHNDHFVADNGHVTTSSNNSGGIQGGISNGMPILIQAAFKPTATVLRPQPTVTTAGENTELTGRGRHDPCVLPRAVPMVEAMMALVLVDAALQQKARSSTGTA, encoded by the coding sequence ATGAACACCTTCGGTCATTTGTTCCGCGCCACGACGTTCGGCGAATCCCATGGTGGTGGCGTCGGCGTGGTCATCGATGGATGCCCGGCCCAGATCGCCTTAGATGTTGAGGCCGTGCAGCGCGACCTGGATCGTCGCCGACCCGGCCAGTCGCATATCGTCACGCAGCGCAAGGAGTCGGATCAAGTCGAGGTGCTCAGCGGCGTGCTCGACGGCAAAACCCTCGGCACACCGATCGCCATGCTCGTGCGGAACACGGACCACCGAAGCGGCGATTACGACGAGATGGCGACGAAGTACCGCCCGAGCCACGCCGACTTTGCCTACGATCAAAAGTACGGCATTCGCGCGGTGGCTGGTGGTGGGCGATCATCGGCGCGCGAGACCATCGGTCGCGTTGCCGCGGCGGCGGTGGCCAAGCTCGTCTTGCGCCAATGGTTTGGGGTGGAAGTGCTGGCGTATGTGCAGCGCATCCACTCCCTAGAGACCGCGATTGACCCGCTAAGCGTCACGCTTGAGCAGATTGAGGCCACGCCGGTTCGCTGCCCCGACCCGCAAATGGCGGCGAGCATGATCGCGCACATCGAAGAAATCCGCAAGGCCGGCAACAGCGTCGGCGGCGTGATTCAGGGGGTCGCTCATGGGGTTCCCGCGGGCTGGGGTGAACCCGTGTTTGGCAAGCTCGAGGCCGAGCTCGCCCGGGCCGTGATGAGTCTTCCCGCCTGCAAGGGGTTCGAATCGGGCTCCGGGTTCGCGGGCACCTGGCAAACCGGCTTGGAGCATAACGACCACTTTGTGGCGGACAACGGACACGTGACGACCAGCAGCAACAACTCGGGCGGAATTCAAGGCGGCATCAGCAACGGAATGCCGATTCTCATCCAAGCTGCGTTTAAGCCAACGGCGACCGTTTTGCGTCCGCAACCCACGGTGACGACCGCTGGTGAGAACACCGAACTCACCGGTCGCGGCCGTCACGACCCGTGCGTATTGCCGCGCGCGGTGCCGATGGTCGAGGCGATGATGGCGCTCGTTTTGGTGGATGCTGCTCTTCAACAAAAAGCGCGTTCTTCAACTGGGACGGCTTAA
- the mazG gene encoding nucleoside triphosphate pyrophosphohydrolase — translation MNSEFGDRQGWELLVYVVDRLLGPGGCPWDQEQTHESLKKYLLEESYELMDAIDSGDNAKLKEELGDVLLQPIMHAQMQKRDGGWDIEDVAQGIADKLIHRHPHVFGDASAADSAEVLRNWDRIKQAEKGAPESILDGIPRAMPALARAMTMSKRAARAGFEWTDVDGVWAKLDEELAEFRAATTAEEQADEMGDVLFTMVNIARWHKLDAEASLARMLDRFAARFKAMEAASDRPLADLDPEAWEELWQRAKEQAHT, via the coding sequence ATGAATTCGGAATTCGGCGATCGGCAGGGGTGGGAGCTACTGGTCTACGTGGTGGACCGGCTGCTCGGGCCGGGTGGCTGCCCTTGGGATCAGGAACAGACCCACGAGAGCCTCAAAAAGTACCTGCTGGAGGAGAGCTACGAGCTCATGGACGCCATCGACTCGGGTGACAACGCCAAGCTAAAAGAAGAGCTTGGTGATGTCCTCTTGCAGCCGATCATGCACGCGCAGATGCAGAAGCGCGACGGCGGCTGGGATATTGAGGACGTGGCGCAGGGCATTGCCGACAAGCTAATCCACCGCCACCCGCATGTCTTTGGCGATGCCTCCGCCGCCGACTCGGCGGAAGTCCTGCGCAATTGGGACAGGATTAAGCAAGCCGAAAAGGGTGCCCCGGAAAGCATTCTCGACGGCATTCCGCGGGCCATGCCGGCTCTCGCCCGGGCCATGACCATGAGCAAGCGCGCCGCTCGCGCGGGGTTTGAATGGACCGATGTTGACGGGGTATGGGCCAAGCTGGACGAGGAACTCGCCGAGTTTCGGGCGGCGACGACGGCCGAGGAGCAGGCCGACGAAATGGGCGACGTGCTGTTCACGATGGTCAACATCGCGCGCTGGCACAAGCTCGACGCGGAGGCCTCGCTGGCGCGGATGCTAGATCGGTTCGCGGCGCGATTTAAGGCGATGGAGGCGGCGTCGGATCGCCCGCTCGCCGACCTCGACCCAGAAGCGTGGGAAGAGTTGTGGCAACGCGCGAAAGAGCAGGCGCACACGTAG
- a CDS encoding leucyl/phenylalanyl-tRNA--protein transferase — protein sequence MSPAELLNVYRAGYFPMGEEGSDEVGLYGTRTRALMPIEGLRVSRSFAKFLRSHPYRVSFDENFAGVIRGCRRPEDNWITPPIIEMFTEAHRAGIAHSCEVWDGNELVGGTYGLAVGGIFSAESMFHRRTNCSKLALHSLIEHCRCLGFAVMDAQIMNPHLASLGAIEVSHVTFRRLLDQHRADVIWRNFC from the coding sequence GTGTCGCCAGCCGAACTCCTCAACGTCTATCGGGCGGGCTACTTTCCGATGGGCGAAGAGGGGTCCGACGAAGTGGGTCTCTACGGAACCCGCACCCGCGCGCTCATGCCGATCGAGGGATTGCGGGTCTCGCGAAGCTTCGCCAAGTTTCTGAGAAGCCACCCCTACCGAGTGAGCTTCGACGAGAACTTCGCGGGCGTGATTCGGGGCTGTCGTCGGCCCGAGGATAACTGGATCACGCCGCCGATCATTGAGATGTTCACCGAGGCGCACCGAGCCGGGATCGCGCACAGCTGCGAAGTCTGGGATGGCAACGAACTCGTCGGCGGAACCTATGGCTTGGCGGTCGGCGGAATCTTCTCCGCGGAATCCATGTTTCACCGCCGCACCAACTGCTCCAAACTCGCGCTGCACAGCCTCATCGAACACTGTCGGTGCCTGGGTTTTGCAGTGATGGACGCGCAGATTATGAACCCGCACCTGGCCTCGTTGGGTGCCATCGAGGTGTCGCACGTCACGTTCCGGCGCTTACTCGACCAGCACCGAGCCGATGTGATTTGGCGCAATTTTTGTTAA
- a CDS encoding M42 family metallopeptidase, which translates to MNIDLLKELCEAHGVPGQEDAIRKIVHRELSPICDVRVDWMGNLICERKATVATKNPKKLMLAAHMDEIGFVVKYIDEKGFLKLQTLGGWDARQMASQRVFVHAEAGPLNGTLMASGKPKHQLSPEEASKSPNIETFFVDCGLSAEEAKAKIKLGTMVTMNRQLQEMGSLITCKTMDDRVAVFVMIEAVKKAAKHGVDLYAVATVQEEIGLRGATAAGSGLQPDLCVAIDITLANDIPGVPDSDAVTRLGEGTAIKIMDSSLICHPKMVDHFTKLAEKNKIKHQFEILSGGGTDAGGVQRQNGGIPAFTLSIPTRYVHTVNETVHRDDVQASIDILAAYIEDAHNGDYSYSL; encoded by the coding sequence ATGAACATTGACCTGCTCAAAGAACTTTGCGAAGCCCATGGCGTTCCCGGCCAAGAAGACGCCATCCGCAAGATCGTCCACCGGGAACTCAGCCCGATTTGCGATGTCCGCGTGGACTGGATGGGCAACCTTATTTGCGAGCGCAAAGCGACGGTGGCTACCAAGAACCCGAAGAAGCTGATGCTCGCGGCGCACATGGACGAAATCGGTTTCGTGGTGAAGTACATCGACGAAAAGGGATTTTTGAAACTGCAAACGCTGGGCGGTTGGGACGCCCGGCAAATGGCCAGTCAGCGCGTGTTTGTGCACGCCGAGGCCGGCCCGCTCAACGGCACCCTCATGGCGAGCGGCAAGCCCAAGCACCAACTTTCGCCGGAAGAAGCGAGCAAGTCGCCGAACATTGAGACGTTTTTTGTGGATTGCGGCCTTTCCGCCGAAGAAGCCAAGGCCAAGATCAAGCTCGGCACGATGGTTACGATGAATCGTCAGCTGCAGGAAATGGGCAGCCTCATCACCTGCAAAACCATGGACGACCGCGTGGCCGTTTTTGTGATGATTGAGGCGGTGAAGAAGGCCGCGAAGCACGGTGTGGACCTTTACGCAGTGGCGACTGTCCAGGAAGAAATTGGCCTTCGCGGGGCGACCGCCGCGGGCTCGGGCCTGCAGCCTGATCTCTGCGTAGCGATTGACATTACGCTGGCCAACGATATTCCGGGCGTTCCGGATTCGGACGCCGTGACCCGCCTGGGCGAAGGCACCGCGATCAAAATCATGGACAGCTCGCTGATTTGCCACCCGAAAATGGTGGATCACTTCACCAAGCTCGCCGAGAAGAACAAGATCAAGCACCAGTTCGAAATCTTGAGTGGAGGCGGCACCGACGCAGGTGGCGTGCAGCGACAAAACGGCGGGATCCCGGCGTTCACTCTCAGCATCCCGACCCGCTACGTGCACACCGTGAATGAGACTGTTCACCGCGACGATGTGCAGGCGAGCATCGACATCCTCGCCGCGTACATCGAAGACGCCCACAACGGCGACTACTCCTACTCGCTGTAA
- a CDS encoding phosphate ABC transporter ATP-binding protein, translated as MTPVEPKVQATNVNFFYGQFQALHDVSILIPPRQITALIGPSGCGKSTFLRCLNRMNDLIDNTRIDGRVLLDGVDIYSQEVDPVALRKVVGMVFQKPNPFPMSIYDNVAYGPRIHGVSDRSKLDEIVERSLTSAFLWNEVKDKLKENGNALSGGQQQRLCIARTIAVDPEVILMDEPCSALDPIATRRIEDLMQELRKEYTIVIVTHNMQQAQRASDRTAFFHLGKLIECQETAELFTSPTEKLTEDYITGRFG; from the coding sequence ATGACTCCGGTTGAGCCCAAAGTCCAAGCCACGAACGTCAACTTTTTTTACGGTCAGTTCCAGGCCCTTCACGACGTTAGCATCCTCATTCCGCCGCGCCAAATCACGGCGTTGATCGGCCCGAGCGGCTGCGGAAAGTCCACCTTCTTGCGCTGCCTTAACCGCATGAACGACCTGATTGACAACACCCGCATTGATGGGCGCGTGCTGCTGGATGGCGTGGATATCTACAGCCAAGAAGTTGACCCCGTCGCCCTGCGCAAGGTCGTCGGCATGGTGTTTCAAAAGCCAAACCCGTTCCCGATGTCCATCTACGACAACGTCGCCTACGGCCCCCGCATTCACGGCGTGAGCGACCGCTCAAAGCTTGACGAGATTGTCGAGCGCAGCCTGACCAGCGCGTTCCTTTGGAACGAGGTCAAGGACAAGCTGAAGGAGAACGGCAACGCGCTCTCCGGCGGTCAACAGCAGCGGCTCTGCATCGCGCGCACCATCGCCGTGGACCCCGAGGTCATCCTCATGGACGAGCCGTGTTCGGCGCTCGACCCGATCGCCACGCGCCGCATCGAAGACTTGATGCAAGAACTCCGCAAGGAGTACACGATCGTGATCGTGACGCACAACATGCAGCAGGCTCAGCGCGCGAGTGACCGCACGGCATTTTTCCACCTCGGCAAACTCATCGAGTGCCAGGAAACGGCGGAACTCTTTACGAGCCCGACCGAAAAACTCACGGAAGACTACATCACCGGTCGCTTCGGTTAA
- a CDS encoding DUF1080 domain-containing protein, with translation MLTLLVASATLISPINTLTLAEQKAGWQSMFDGKSFAGWHNYRAKGVRDGWTIKDGVLRCNNPAEAGDLISEGSYKWFELDLEFNMDKDQNSGVMFHVDESEQYPWMTGPEVQIYDHKLQEGVESTGCLYQFYRPSKDTAKPAGQWNRMQVRIAEKGCWVKLNGTKAYDFKLGSEDWNTRLAKTKFAAFKNFGKLGQGSIAIQGDHGVVSFRNIKIKELK, from the coding sequence ATGCTGACTCTCTTGGTCGCCTCCGCAACTCTCATTTCACCCATCAACACCCTCACTCTCGCCGAACAGAAGGCCGGATGGCAGTCCATGTTCGACGGCAAGTCGTTCGCGGGCTGGCATAATTACCGGGCCAAGGGCGTTCGCGATGGCTGGACGATTAAGGACGGCGTCCTGCGATGCAACAACCCCGCCGAAGCCGGCGACCTTATCTCCGAAGGCAGCTACAAGTGGTTCGAGCTTGATCTGGAGTTCAACATGGACAAGGACCAAAACAGCGGCGTCATGTTCCACGTCGACGAGAGCGAGCAGTACCCGTGGATGACCGGGCCAGAGGTTCAGATTTACGATCACAAACTGCAAGAGGGCGTCGAATCCACCGGCTGCCTCTACCAGTTCTATCGGCCGAGCAAGGACACTGCCAAGCCTGCGGGCCAGTGGAACCGCATGCAGGTGCGCATCGCCGAAAAGGGTTGTTGGGTCAAGCTCAACGGCACGAAGGCCTATGACTTTAAGCTGGGTAGCGAGGACTGGAACACGCGCCTGGCCAAAACCAAGTTCGCCGCATTTAAGAACTTCGGCAAACTCGGGCAGGGAAGCATCGCGATTCAAGGCGACCACGGGGTCGTCTCGTTCCGCAACATCAAAATCAAGGAGCTGAAGTAG
- a CDS encoding redoxin domain-containing protein, producing the protein MRLPKGFWITLPLSALIAGLGGILFLKVNSERRPGEFPSRHPVSEDLRKKESAKLMQVAPEISGTDAFGDKIQLTEFRNGKPAVVLFILHDCPCSIEAQETFNTLYITNQRYVTFVGVVKGTQKEARRFFNETSCAFPVVADETGAWAKAYGVKRSVYNALITPDGKIAKIFPGYSKTVANQIGEWCAKYATERVAPMTFDSAPKIETAGCEFFPE; encoded by the coding sequence GTGAGACTGCCCAAAGGATTTTGGATCACGCTTCCGCTTAGCGCCCTCATTGCGGGGTTGGGCGGCATCCTTTTCCTCAAGGTCAACTCCGAGCGCCGTCCGGGCGAGTTTCCTTCCCGCCATCCCGTGAGCGAAGACCTGCGAAAGAAAGAGTCGGCCAAGCTCATGCAGGTTGCGCCCGAGATAAGTGGCACTGATGCCTTTGGCGACAAGATTCAACTCACCGAGTTTCGCAACGGCAAACCCGCCGTGGTCCTTTTTATCCTCCACGACTGCCCGTGTAGCATCGAGGCGCAAGAGACGTTCAACACGCTCTACATCACAAACCAGCGGTACGTAACGTTTGTGGGCGTTGTCAAGGGCACGCAGAAGGAAGCTCGGCGCTTCTTCAACGAAACGTCTTGCGCGTTCCCCGTGGTGGCCGACGAAACCGGCGCCTGGGCCAAGGCTTACGGCGTTAAGCGGTCGGTTTACAACGCCCTGATTACGCCGGATGGCAAGATCGCCAAAATCTTCCCGGGCTACTCGAAGACCGTGGCCAACCAGATCGGCGAGTGGTGCGCCAAGTACGCGACCGAGCGGGTCGCGCCGATGACCTTTGATTCCGCGCCGAAGATCGAGACCGCTGGCTGCGAGTTTTTCCCCGAATGA